In Anas platyrhynchos isolate ZD024472 breed Pekin duck chromosome 19, IASCAAS_PekinDuck_T2T, whole genome shotgun sequence, the genomic window GAATAAAACAGATTGGTTAACAACACGAAGGCAACGTGAGAAATCTGCTTTGATTTCTGGACCTTGCTTAAATAATACAAGATCTTCAGAACTTTACATTAACAAGTTATTCTTCTCCATATTCACTTCATAAAGTACTGGTGAAAAATCTTTTGGTTTATGGTCAGCTTCTTCAAAGTCTGTAACTGTCTGTATGTATGTTGTGCACGTGCAAGCTGATCTAAGACTTCCATGACTGTTTTCCCCTCAGGTATAGATTATAAGACTACAACAATTCTTCTGGATGGCCGACGAATCAAGCTACAACTCTGGTATGTGTTCTGCCTTTCCTCATGACTTATACTTCAAAGATACAAAGAATATAACTCTTGTGGGCATGAGGTCTCCGTTATACATAAGAAATATTTAGCCAAATGAGGAAGAATGATCCAGATAGCTAGTGCTTTGAGCAAGTCACTTTCTTAGTCTTTACCTCCTTTTCTAGCTGTTTCATGTGTAATGGGGAACACTACAGTTTCTCTGTATGAGAGATGCATAATAAATGCAGGAGAAAGGCAcaaaagaatacaaaatgaGTTGTTATGCTTATATCCTTTTCCTCCAAGAAATGGATGATCTTGTACCAATGcaatcagtgtttatttttgtttgattttttttttaaatacttgaatTAAATGTCTGGGTGCctgtcagatttatttttaatttattccatGTAGGTTGTTTTTGCCCTTAAGAATTTTAAGGTAACATTTCAAATGTTAAATGTAATGACATGTAATAGTACTCTGCCATATGGTGTCTTGATTACTTGATATTTTGTTCacatactttctttttcttcttctgccttCCATTTTGTATAACTTAGTAAAAATACCACATAAAGCTCATCTGAGAAGCAGGCAGGAAAGAGATGTCTCAATCCTTTCTGTGAAGGGAAAGTTCTTTGGATTCCCAAAAATAACAGATTGGAAGTGTTTCTACAGTTGACCATATACAAAAATATGTGCCTTGCATTTGAAGATCTGTAATCTATCTCAAAAATTCTGTATGGAATTTCGCTTCTTACTACAGCCTTCACTATCAACCTGATTCTGCACTCTTTAAAATTTTGCTTCTGAATGCTTCATGCAGTGattttttgtctgtgtgcatGATTTTCCGAAAATCTGTGCTCTCTATGTCTCTGTAAAGATTCCTTCATCATACTAGGCTCATGATAAACTACTGCTGCTGTAATCAAGAATTTTGTGTTTTCCCATTAGTCTCCTTGGTGATAGCTATTGTTTCCTCCcacttttcttctgctgtgaaaACAACCTTTCTTCAAGCTGAGCTAAATGCAATGTCTAGTGGCATATGTTGTGCACTTGACTAGTAGCCTTTGTTTTCCAAGGGCAATCACAAGAATAAAATTTGAAGTTCTTGTCCTCTCATCctgagaaatctgaaaaatgtaGAGGAAAGGACAGAATGCCACTGGGGGGAAACTGCTGAGAGCAAGAAGAGCTCTTATACATTAGTGATTGCTATTGCATGACTAATGGAATAAGAGGTGATATTGATCAGTACAAATGAGTTAATCTAGCTGGACTCTTAATGTAGGAGGTCACCtacttcttttaaatatatattttaaatgtattttttttagggaTACATCAGGGCAAGGGAGATTCTGCACCATATTTCGGTCATACTCGAGAGGTGCTCAGGTAAGCTAAGTACATCCGGGTAATGGTTGTTGGATGAATGAAAGCAGAGTTAGCAAACCATTGTGACAGTTTCTGTAGCTCACCTGTGGATTGTCTGCAGATCCACTAATACAGTGAAGATAATATGAACCTTGGGAAATAACAAGGGGCAGGATTCCCTTTTttgaaaggagaggaaggggcAGAAATCAATGAGATTGAGAATGAAGTtgaaccagaaaaaaagcatgatgATGTATATTCTCAGGTCTTCTTGTTGGCTATATCAACAACTTAAGCCTGTTACCATACTTTAATCATGCGAATAAATATGctaatgctatttttttaaattgggtGTCAGGTAAGATAAATTGGTAACAGAACTGTCAAGAGTAACGGGAGATATGAGGAGAAGTCAAAAAATACAATGAAGTGTAATGACTTGTAATGAAATGAGTTTGAAAAACAGACACGCTAAAAGTCACGATAGCTTCAGATTTCAAAGTATTGCTGTTATTAGTTACGTGTATTGGTTCTGATGAGTTGCATAGGTTATGTTACAGAATTGTTCAAAGCAACTGTCAGGTTTTCTGTCCCTTACCATATCAGTAATCTACATAGAGAGATGGCATGACTTCATAGGATGTTGAGTTTCTGCTCCATTTAGGGTTTTCTCAGCATCTTATAAGATAATTTCAGAATCAGAGAATTTGCAGGTAGTGTTTTGTATGTTGTGACTCTGTTaagcttacattttttttaattatatatatatgtattttatacagGGAGTAATTCTAGTGTATGACATCACCAATCGTTGGTCATTTGATGGAATTGATCGATGGATAAAAGAAATAGATGAGGTAAGGTACAGTCCCAGACTGTCTCTAGTCTGTAACAGATGACTCAGACTGACTGCTTATgatattttctgctgtttttactGGCATTTGCAGGCAATGCTTACTACAGAGTTATCCAAGATGGCAAGCTTACCATTTTGTTTCTATGTTTATAATTCTAGAATGTAGGAAACATATCGGCTAAAGTGTCTGATTTCTTTAAAGGTGTTGACAGTAGGCATATGGAGGGCAAAGATTACATATTGTAGTCCCACTCTTGCTATGGATTTGCCACATCATCTGTGCAAGTCTCTTTTCTCTGAGGAAGGGATGTTTTTtgatcagagaatcatagaataatttaaGCTGAAAGGGACCTCTAGtgatcatcttgtccaacctACCACTTGGTCTTTAAATCTTGagaaagcttttgtttgttttaattgatgGAAGGGGGAAATGAgctaaacttttttcttttttttaaatgtttctctttcctcAGCATGCTCCTGGTGTACCAAAAATCCTGGTTGGAAACCGCCTTCACTTAGCTTTCAAACGCCAAGTATCTACTGAACAAGCACAAGCCTATGCTGAGAGGCTGGGCATGACTTTTTTTGAAGTCAGTCCACTTTGTAATTTCAATATTACAGAGTCCTTTACTGAGCTAGCAAGAATAGTATTGATGAGACATGGAATGGACAGACTGTGGAGGCCAAACAAGGGTAAGCAAAATAcgctgaaaatatttaaatgtagtCCTAGCAAAGGCTTGTGGTTCCcttaatgtaaaataatttccagAGTATGATTACTTGGCTGACTGATGCAAAAACATTAATAAGTAGAACCGGGAATCTTGTACAACTAGCTttataaacagagaaaatatatatgCGGGTATAACCTGCTCTTGATTTTGTAGGGAATAACAAACATCTCTTTCCTAGATCTTGCATTCTCAATCATCTAAGTATTGTGACACAACTAAGAACTTGAAGCAGTAGATTTTTTGAATAATACAGATGTGAGAACGGGTGTGGGAGGAGGAACAAGAATTCATCCTAAGTAAAGCATGCATGCAGAGTGCTGGGTATGCTGCTGCCATGTGGCTGACAAAAGCGTGCTATTATAATGCAAGTTTTATGTCTGTTTTCAAGTACTGAGTCTGCAAGACCTTTGTTGCCGTGCCATAGTTTCCTGTACCCCTGTGCATCTTGTTGACAAGCTCCCTCTCCCTGTTGCCTTAAGAAGCCATCTCAAATCCTTCTCCATGGCCAACGGCCTTAATGCCAGGATGATGCATGGACGCTCATATTCCCTCACTTCCAGCAACATCAATAAAAGGAACAGCTTAAAGAAAGCTAAAATTATCCGTCCGCCACAGAGCCCACCAAAAAACTGTACAAGAAACAGCTGTAAAATTTCTTAAACTCTGTGAGAAAAGGAACCTGGATGGAATCCCTTCATGTGAAGTGTTGAATGCAAGGACTACTTGTTTAATAGTTGAGCATACTCTATGTATGTATTCTACTACActgacaaaaataagaaaaataagtcCTATTTTAGAGCTTGCTCACTACAGTAATGCTGCTTCAGAATGAGTGACGTGTTCAGTGCAACTGAAAGGATGTGACATTTTGCTCACTCGCATACTGTATTTTAGTTTCTGTGTGCATGATGCCACTGTTTTCACTATTTGATGTGTTTTCCTATAGGGGGTAATTATCATCATATTGAGTTCTTAATTCCATGACATC contains:
- the RAB40B gene encoding ras-related protein Rab-40B; the encoded protein is MSQAGSPARAYDFLLKFLLVGDSDVGKGEILGSLQGGAAESPYGHPAGIDYKTTTILLDGRRIKLQLWDTSGQGRFCTIFRSYSRGAQGVILVYDITNRWSFDGIDRWIKEIDEHAPGVPKILVGNRLHLAFKRQVSTEQAQAYAERLGMTFFEVSPLCNFNITESFTELARIVLMRHGMDRLWRPNKVLSLQDLCCRAIVSCTPVHLVDKLPLPVALRSHLKSFSMANGLNARMMHGRSYSLTSSNINKRNSLKKAKIIRPPQSPPKNCTRNSCKIS